Within Mercenaria mercenaria strain notata chromosome 15, MADL_Memer_1, whole genome shotgun sequence, the genomic segment GACTGTTTCTTGTATGCGTGCTTCCCACATGGTATTCTAAAGGATCGTGGAGCATCTGGAATTGGCGCATCTTCTGGACCTTGTACTATCCTGTTACCGAAATCTCGTACGTTCTAATACGTATTTCCAATGGCAACTACAGATAAACTTAAGTACACACACAACAGAGATAAACACAAATTGGTCCCAAATTGATTAGTTTGCGTTTCCGTGATTCCAAAGGGGACTTTGGAAAGACCAGAAACTGGTAAAAAAGAAAGGTTTGATGTCAGCGAGAttgtcaaaaaaacaaaacaacacactTTGGCATGTCCAAGAAATCTCCAAAATCAAAACTGAGAATTTCTCATAAAGAGCATCAGTGTAATACCCTGATTCGATTTTCATGCTGTGCATGCATTTACAGTTTATCCATTCCATAACATTTTATGCACCTTCGTCAAGCCCTCTATGCTCCGTCCAAAACAGGACCAAGATAACAACATTTCATTTCGTTTTCAGGATCAGAATGGTATTTTGTGCAAAAAAACCTTGGATATttactgaattattttctttttttttaagtatgcCGTTCTTGCCGAAAATATGATCTAGATATATGTAATAAGCTTCACCATCTCAACCCTACTCGGAAACTTAGTTCATACTGCACGTGTGTATGGAACTATGATTTAAGAGACTTTTAAAGCCGGATAATAGTTATACATAGGTAATGATTTTATAGTCCTGCTCGattatgaataaaattttgtgtcTTTTCTGCATACAGTGCATCCGATCGTAGCGACCTTACCcctcatgtattttttttcttcaatgttaTGCTAAATTCGCGCTCTGACGTTGAGATGCCCCGCACTGTCCAGACAGGTATGTAGTTACCAGATAcagaaattgtatttaaaaagctttttctcgtgttattgaaatattttaggaGACATCTTATTCATATGCTACGACGGAGGTAATGGGTCAATTTATCAACGGTAAATGTACAAATTGCTTTTATGGTTTTTAATAAATACAGATGTCAGAAATTTGACATCTTAACGTCTATGTATATACGTTGGACACAAGTAAACATCTATTTGTCTAAAATCTTCATTCGACACATTTTGTTATACTTCAAGTATTTAAGGCAAAATATGACAATGTATAATCCAAGCTTTAATAAAATACACTTTTTGATGATTTTAACCGTACTTCAGATGGATGTCGCAGAATCCTTAAGGAAATGTgagtacataaaaatatcattttgtcgCAAAAAGGGAATATTACATTCACAAAAACAAATGCTATGATACTAGGATAAAGTGATAGTCGGGGTTAAAGATAATCTGTCTTTGGAATTTGTATTAATTCGTGTAAAGATTCATTTACACGGGAActgaatttaataaataaaatctttttttttttcgtttctatACTTAAACATTAGCAAATACAACCGACGTTGTTGAGAACATTTGTTTTCAACGATATAAGTAAATAAAAGAATGATTGAAAATGAATACTGATGACGGTGCTCGTGATCACTGACATGGAATTAAATATCCGGCTATAAAGGCTAGGTCAAGGTCGTAACACTTACGTTTTGAGGTAAGTcccgaaactttagcatctgaccAATTGACTGAACTGTATTAGAAACTTGGATCCTGGTTTTACTGCAGTACCCCAGTCTCACAAGAACAcatgcaaacacattttttttttagttgtggACGTTATGGTGTAAATCCACGTTGCAAAAGTGTGAAATAGTTGGCAGCGCTTTTGAACTGCAAAGacggtattttattttaaattttacttactTGTCACAGACAGAAGACGTAAGTTACAAGTTGCCAATATTTATAAGACTCTGCTTTTCAGTCTATATGGAAGATGATTGCACAGCACATATCGACATGGAGTCGGCAGCAATTTCCGCCGGCAGATTATCCGTGACCCGACGATCCAGATACCGCAGTACCTTACGGTGCCACGTAACTATAAAAGCACCAGTTGACAGGAAAATCGTGGTCGTTTTCAGGTAAACAGAGAGGAGCAGATTTTgccaaaaaaatcacaaaaacaataaataaccATGGAATCAGTTTTGCCTCTGTGTGTGATTATAGACAAAGTTCTATATACTTTTATGTAATGATCAGTGAATGCTTGACTACTGCAACCAATATGCCATGCTTTATTAACTTTGACTGCTTacatctgaaaacattttttgtttgtttcatgtaCATTTTAGAGAAATGGACATTGAGTGGGAACCAAACTGCGACGATGATTTTGTGAGCTTACATGACGGTCCAAACACCACTGCAGCAATCTTGCGCGGTAAGTACCATTTCTTAGTATTCCACCGTGAACCGATATTTTTGGTTAAGTTAAAAGctaaattattttcttcaaataaGATCAAAATGCACACCAgcgataaaaatcaaatacacgAGTTTACTtgttttttcaaactttatacGCGTGCCTACTAGTATATTTCAGCAACCAAACCGGTACACCCGTTCTGGCGCTCATCCATGTGTTGAAATAACTCGTAGCCAGactcttttgttttttgttgtgttaaaaTGTATGTACTATTGTGTGTATCTTTGAAATAGagcaataaaatttgattaaacaaaaTCCATGTGTAAACATTTTGTAGTATTTACATCAGTATTTTAGGTACACAACCACGGATGTGCGGCCACACAATACCTCCTGGCGACTACGTTACCACAGGACATCAGCTGACTGTGATGTTCCAAAGTGATGTGTATAAACAAGACAACGGGTTCGAGATCGTCTTTACATCTTTTCACACAGGTAGGAATTTCCCaaaaaataagttgtaaaatacgTCTTTGGCAGACACAGTGTGAGCTTATAAATATCTCGTGTTTGATTCTAAGGCTAGGACTGTAAGGTTTCCGTGATTATATTAAAGTCTTCCAAATTCGACAGATGTTAAGAAATTGTCAGTTTATTGCGAATGATAATTCTAGCGTAAATCCTGCTTTCATAAACGCATCAAAAACGAttctgttatttttcttttttactctgcttcttctttttttaatcaCATCTATTTCTAATAATATagtcatttataataaataatgaatactGAAGATTAATCAAGAATGTAGTTTTTCAATATTGGAAAGAAATAACTGTCACTGatgtatttgttgtaaatgtaCTGTACCTATctggaaataaatataaataaataaataaataataataaaaaaaaaaccgattCCGAAAATATTAAGACGTTTAAATCACGATTCTAGTGTAAACTTGTTTAAAGCTTTAAGAGTGGTCTTTGACCTCTAATAAGGAGCCCCCTTTGTGCGAGATTCAAGCTCCAGCAATGTTGCTTTCTTGCTTTTACAGCTCAATCTTGTTTCGTGGACGAGTTTATGTGTAGTAATAAACGATGTATAGCTTCTTCCCTTCATTGTAACAACTTTAACAACTGCGGGGACGAATCCGATGAATGCGAGGTAAACTGATCTAAATAATCATGTAACGAATTTGGATCTCTCTTTGAAATTAAGTCTGTCAGCATTTTGGATTTCCTCATACATAGGGAGAACatagacaaaaaaaacaaaacaaaacaaattagaaTTATAAAGAGCTATAATTTTCTTTTCCAAGCGTTATATATAGGCCTAAACAGCATTTAAGAGAGCTTGATCATCTGCCAACAGACATCCTTTTCACCTTCCGAAAGAGACCATTAGATACAATAGCATCTCTTATAACTAAGGTAA encodes:
- the LOC123560919 gene encoding uncharacterized protein LOC123560919: MESAAISAGRLSVTRRSRYRSTLRCHVTIKAPVDRKIVVVFREMDIEWEPNCDDDFVSLHDGPNTTAAILRGTQPRMCGHTIPPGDYVTTGHQLTVMFQSDVYKQDNGFEIVFTSFHTAQSCFVDEFMCSNKRCIASSLHCNNFNNCGDESDECEVDTEVVVAIVLSVFLLTVVGVGAILLYRKRNRKHGRQRQQDLKAAIVEVSKLSKGLESVEIHPCEACSIKIVSAEKKKRMAGQARQLEGNQNEAYQEEYVAGMSRVYKETLGARFSETSYRASI